A region of Helicoverpa zea isolate HzStark_Cry1AcR chromosome 16, ilHelZeax1.1, whole genome shotgun sequence DNA encodes the following proteins:
- the LOC124637618 gene encoding uncharacterized protein LOC124637618 has protein sequence MLRQNGDFDEIDRSELPPFQQQRSGLLRMPQSGDFDEIDRSELPPFQQQRSGLLRMPQSGDFDEIDRSELPPFQQQRSGLLRMPQSGDFDEIDRSELPPFQQQR, from the exons ATGTTGCGTCAAAACGGCGACTTTGACGAAATCGACCGGTCAGAGTTGCCACCCTTCCAGCAGCAAAG GTCTGGACTACTACGCATGCCGCAAAGCGGCGACTTTGACGAAATCGACCGGTCAGAGTTGCCACCCTTCCAGCAGCAAAG GTCTGGACTACTACGCATGCCGCAAAGCGGCGACTTTGACGAAATCGACCGGTCAGAGTTGCCACCCTTCCAGCAGCAAAG GTCTGGACTACTACGCATGCCGCAAAGCGGCGACTTTGACGAAATCGACCGGTCAGAGTTGCCACCCTTCCAGCAGCAAAGGTAA
- the LOC124637500 gene encoding uncharacterized protein LOC124637500 produces the protein MMRSASGALAVAVAALLVCCSANPHQEQDVSGSEHNSAERFDASGYNQKELEDFLRYLLHYENKYEDRNLNGLGGNSLLGRNTNGLGGSSLLGRNLGNLGGSSLAGRELHYGQGRNTHGIRGYTLVGRANGNLNGIGGSTLVGRDAEVEKRLYSRYVDSLGGGNFVKKNLDQLGGPNLVKRNLDSLGGGNLVRSLDSIGGPNLVKRNLDSLGGGNLVRSLDSIGGPNLVKRNLDSLGGGNLVRSLDSIGGPNLVKRNLDSLGGGNLVRSLDSIGGPNLVKRNLDSLGGGNLVRSLDSIGGPNLVKRNLDPLGGGNLVRSLDSIGGPNLVMRNLDSLGGGNLVRSLDSIGGPNLVMRNLDSLGGGNLVRSLDSIGGPNLVMRNLDSLGGGNLVRELYLLFVKTRVFFVLLLDCMHIGHKTAAVDASDGGALVRKVREIRHSGYVPYLISRRFASPYGGYYGDGFPKRNFDEIDRSGLNTFVQKRNFDEIDLSQMPLLQSKRFTYSSGLEPLVQKRNFDEIDLSQMPYLSAKRYSYPSGLNTLVQKRNNFDEIDASEMPPFKSRSGMETYLKKRTFDELDQSNIKVFPSKRFSHISSFDKKRYRAEYPIDEIDLSHFPIGSKRSQDSVM, from the exons ATGATGCGAAGTGCCAGCGGAGCGCTGGCCGTGGCCGTCGCAGCCCTGCTGGTCTGCTGCAGCGCTAATCCTCATCAG GAGCAGGACGTAAGTGGCAGCGAGCACAACTCCGCGGAACGCTTCGATGCCAGCG GATATAATCAAAAAGAACTTGAAGACTTCCTACGATACCTCTTACATTACGAAAATAAGTATGAAGACCGCAACTTAAATGGCCTCGGTGGCAATTCACTACTCGGGCGTAACACCAACGGCCTCGGTGGAAGCTCTCTATTGGGCAGGAACCTTGGCAACCTTGGAGGCAGTTCCTTAGCCGGCAGAGAGTTACATTACGGCCAAGGCAGGAACACTCACGGAATCAGGGGCTACACCCTAGTAGGCAGAGCCAATGGGAACTTGAACGGAATCGGAGGTTCCACTCTTGTGGGTAGAGATGCTGAAGTGGAAAAAAGGTTGTACTCCAGATATGTTGACTCCCTTGGTGGCGGCAACTTTGTAAAGAAGAACCTTGACCAGCTCGGTGGTCCCAACCTTGTGAAGAGGAACCTGGATTCTTTGGGCGGAGGCAACTTAGTTCGTTCCCTCGACTCCATCGGGGGTCCCAATCTTGTGAAGAGGAACCTGGATTCTTTGGGCGGAGGCAACTTAGTTCGTTCCCTCGACTCCATCGGGGGTCCCAATCTTGTGAAGAGGAACCTGGATTCTTTGGGCGGAGGCAACTTAGTTCGTTCCCTCGACTCCATCGGGGGTCCCAATCTTGTGAAGAGGAACCTGGATTCTTTGGGCGGAGGCAACTTAGTTCGTTCCCTCGACTCCATCGGCGGTCCCAATCTTGTGAAGAGGAACCTGGATTCTTTGGGCGGAGGCAACTTAGTTCGTTCCCTCGACTCCATCGGTGGTCCCAACCTTGTGAAGAGGAACCTGGATCCTTTGGGCGGAGGCAACTTAGTTCGTTCCCTCGACTCCATCGGCGGTCCGAACCTTGTGATGAGGAATCTGGATTCTTTGGGCGGAGGCAACTTAGTTCGTTCCCTCGACTCCATCGGCGGTCCCAACCTTGTGATGAGGAATCTGGATTCTTTGGGCGGAGGCAACTTAGTTCGTTCCCTCGACTCCATCGGCGGTCCCAACCTTGTGATGAGAAACCTGGATTCTTTGGGCGGAGGCAACTTAGTTCGTGAACTGTATCTAT TATTCGTGAAGACTAGAGTCTTCTTTGTCTTACTGTTGGATTGCATGCACATAGGCCACAAGACTGCTGCTGTGGACGCTAGCGACGGCGGTGCCTTAGTCCGGAAAGTTCGAGAGATACGTCACTCTGGGTACGTGCCCTACCTTATCTCCAGACGATTTGCTAG TCCGTACGGCGGATATTACGGAGATGGCTTCCCTAAGCGCAATTTCGATGAGATCGACCG GTCTGGACTAAACACGTTCGTGCAGAAACGCAACTTCGACGAGATCGACCTGTCACAAATGCCGCTCTTGCAGTCCAAGCGCTTCACTTACTC GTCTGGGCTGGAGCCGTTAGTACAAAAGCGCAACTTCGACGAGATTGACCTGTCACAAATGCCGTATCTTTCCGCCAAGCGCTACTCTTACCC GTCTGGACTGAACACCTTGGTGCAAAAGCGCAACAACTTCGACGAGATCGATGCATCTGAGATGCCGCCCTTCAAgtcaag gTCTGGAATGGAAACGTACCTGAAGAAACGCACCTTCGATGAGCTCGACCAGTCAAACATCAAAGTCTTCCCCTCCAAGCGGTTCTCCCACAT TTCGAGCTTCGACAAGAAGAGGTACAGAGCTGAATACCCCATCGATGAGATTGATCTGTCTCACTTCCCCATTGGCTCCAAACGGTCCCAAGACAGTGTAATGTAA